A section of the Pseudomonadota bacterium genome encodes:
- a CDS encoding adenylate/guanylate cyclase domain-containing protein, with translation MAGRAQARGKVTFSRRERFFCLLLSGGGLFVFVVLWVLLSVASLANLGNLVDVVDVVGRLNEGLQSFTLKQRAHEADYQKQSLLALNKVKDSIALIVVDDETLRDPRFNEWPIPRSRYAEVIAKMEKAGARAIGIDVLFLEAQKAYPKADEALRDALKRSQKVVLVDTVIRNGSGALVYQEPLPLLMQGWSDREKLEKLGVTYEGDESVKSVPLTVALDEGRRFSFDTLLAAQALGAGIDRIVDRSERGFVQIGDRSVPLMSGALTINYFWLGTATQSDVKYDTHGGATAESLSVNYYPMSALYDMSDADLGYYFKDRTVLLGVTAQAGHDLKITPVGKMAGIEVHANALLTILSEGYVYMVGIYAEAGVALVLCLLIGAALPRLDARIGALTLFALEAGLLWVSYALLLRRNIWFAPALPMLSAALAFVLVTLYLVRAERRAKMLMKSLFEKATPVREEDVIEFLLSGKTDADQFEPELEVRERTVVFSDIRDYTVMSESMNADRVMNTLNVYYSEMQTVVNECGGKIWEYIGDAQMVVFGEKTNGRYPPECQVLPEFANMNPSDQAVHASIRMVEKLEQLNARARETGLPVLDIGIGINSGPISLGTIKNKGKLVFAAIGDAVNVAARMQAMSKEMSCRILLTETTYNQLEDVYLSDRIDNIKVKGKAEPMTVHRIFAGQQARERETRGERS, from the coding sequence GTGGCGGGGCGCGCGCAGGCACGAGGCAAGGTCACCTTCTCGAGACGCGAGCGGTTCTTCTGCCTGCTGCTGAGCGGCGGGGGCCTCTTCGTCTTCGTCGTCCTCTGGGTGCTCCTGTCCGTCGCGTCACTGGCGAATCTCGGAAACCTCGTCGACGTGGTCGACGTGGTGGGGCGGCTCAACGAAGGCCTGCAGTCATTCACCCTGAAGCAGCGCGCGCACGAAGCCGACTACCAGAAGCAGTCTCTGCTGGCGCTGAACAAGGTGAAGGACAGCATCGCCCTCATCGTCGTCGACGACGAGACCCTGCGCGATCCGCGCTTCAACGAGTGGCCGATACCCCGAAGCCGTTACGCCGAGGTCATCGCGAAGATGGAGAAGGCAGGCGCGCGCGCCATCGGAATCGACGTTCTGTTCCTCGAGGCCCAGAAAGCCTACCCCAAAGCCGACGAAGCCCTGCGTGATGCGTTGAAGCGCTCGCAGAAGGTCGTGCTCGTCGACACGGTGATCCGCAACGGCAGCGGCGCGCTCGTGTACCAGGAGCCCCTGCCGCTGCTCATGCAGGGGTGGAGCGATCGCGAGAAGCTCGAGAAACTGGGCGTCACCTACGAAGGCGACGAGAGCGTGAAGTCGGTGCCGCTCACGGTCGCCCTCGATGAGGGTCGTCGCTTCTCGTTCGACACCCTTCTTGCGGCGCAGGCACTCGGCGCAGGCATCGATCGCATCGTTGATCGCTCCGAGAGAGGCTTTGTCCAGATCGGTGACAGGAGCGTTCCGCTGATGTCGGGTGCGCTCACCATCAACTACTTCTGGCTCGGCACGGCGACCCAGAGCGACGTGAAGTACGACACCCACGGAGGCGCCACGGCAGAGAGCCTGTCAGTGAACTACTACCCGATGTCGGCGCTGTACGACATGAGCGACGCAGACCTGGGCTACTACTTCAAGGACCGCACGGTGCTGCTCGGCGTCACCGCCCAGGCTGGCCACGATCTCAAGATCACTCCCGTGGGAAAGATGGCCGGGATCGAGGTGCACGCGAACGCACTGCTCACGATCTTGAGCGAGGGGTATGTCTACATGGTCGGCATCTATGCGGAAGCCGGCGTCGCCCTCGTGCTCTGCCTGCTGATCGGCGCCGCGCTGCCCCGTCTCGACGCGAGAATCGGCGCGCTGACGCTCTTCGCCCTCGAGGCAGGCCTGCTCTGGGTCTCGTATGCGCTGCTGCTTCGACGCAACATCTGGTTCGCGCCCGCGCTGCCCATGCTCTCTGCTGCGCTCGCCTTCGTTCTCGTCACCCTGTACCTGGTCAGGGCGGAGCGCAGAGCCAAGATGCTGATGAAGTCCTTGTTCGAGAAGGCCACGCCGGTGCGCGAGGAAGACGTCATCGAGTTCCTGCTCTCTGGCAAGACAGACGCCGACCAGTTCGAGCCCGAGCTCGAGGTGCGCGAGCGAACCGTCGTCTTCTCCGACATCCGCGACTACACGGTCATGTCGGAATCGATGAATGCAGACCGCGTCATGAACACGCTCAACGTGTACTACTCCGAGATGCAGACCGTCGTCAACGAGTGCGGCGGCAAGATCTGGGAGTACATCGGAGACGCGCAGATGGTGGTGTTCGGTGAGAAGACGAACGGGCGATACCCGCCAGAGTGCCAGGTGCTGCCAGAGTTCGCAAACATGAATCCGTCCGATCAAGCCGTCCACGCGAGCATCCGGATGGTGGAGAAGCTGGAGCAGCTAAATGCCCGCGCCCGAGAGACCGGCCTCCCCGTCCTCGACATCGGCATCGGCATCAACTCAGGCCCCATCTCGCTCGGCACCATCAAGAACAAGGGCAAGCTCGTGTTCGCGGCCATCGGAGACGCGGTGAACGTGGCCGCGCGCATGCAGGCGATGAGCAAGGAGATGTCGTGTCGGATCCTGCTCACCGAGACCACCTACAACCAGCTCGAAGACGTCTATCTCTCAGACCGTATCGATAATATCAAGGTGAAAGGGAAGGCCGAACCCATGACGGTGCACAGGATCTTCGCCGGCCAGCAGGCCCGGGAACGCGAGACCAGGGGAGAGCGCTCATGA
- a CDS encoding type II/IV secretion system protein codes for MNEFTRAAGAPPPVDTAEMQQRARLMHTQFIDLRAVALDREIGSVLPEAMARRYQMVCIGKLEKKITVAMLDPLDIFALDDVKIRTGFDVESVLADTEAIDWALKRLYGEDSSWKEVIDLAEGLTVDVIHDAEEDSDKDVVIDQPVIKLVNMVLQQAVERKASDIHIEPRESDTLVRYRIDGVLHEIMTVPRTVQPAMISRLKIMGRLRIDEKRIPQDGRIHLSMQGHELDFRVSTLPTLNGETVVMRILDRKAMKVDLGALGFAESDLRRWVELLEHPHGIILVTGPTGSGKSTTLYSSLAKINKPDVKILTIEDPVEYNLPGIVQVQTNPKVGLNFAAGLRSFLRQDPDVIMVGEIRDRETAQIAIEAALTGHLVLSTLHTNDAVSSVTRLVDMGVEPFLLSSTMIGVIAQRLLRTTCKACAEPVEPHAELLETLTRRGFARESLTLTRGVGCNVCSKTGYKGRMGIYELLAVDEKIREMILKHASNAELTVQGREGGMLSLYEDGIAKVARGVTTYEELMRVTAE; via the coding sequence ATGAACGAGTTCACGCGCGCGGCCGGAGCCCCACCTCCTGTTGACACCGCCGAGATGCAGCAACGGGCGCGCCTCATGCACACGCAGTTCATCGACCTCCGCGCCGTCGCCCTCGACCGCGAGATCGGCAGCGTGCTGCCAGAAGCCATGGCGCGACGCTACCAGATGGTGTGCATCGGGAAGCTCGAGAAGAAGATCACCGTGGCGATGCTCGATCCGCTCGACATCTTCGCGCTCGATGACGTGAAGATTCGGACGGGGTTCGACGTGGAATCGGTCCTTGCCGACACCGAAGCCATCGATTGGGCACTCAAGCGCCTCTATGGCGAAGACTCGTCGTGGAAGGAAGTCATCGACTTGGCCGAAGGGCTGACCGTCGATGTCATTCACGACGCCGAGGAAGACAGCGACAAGGACGTGGTCATCGACCAGCCCGTGATCAAGCTGGTCAACATGGTTCTGCAGCAGGCGGTCGAGCGCAAGGCCTCAGACATCCACATCGAACCGCGTGAATCAGACACCCTTGTGCGCTATCGCATCGACGGCGTTCTGCACGAGATCATGACCGTTCCGAGAACGGTACAGCCCGCCATGATCTCGCGCCTGAAGATCATGGGGCGCCTGCGCATCGACGAGAAGCGCATTCCGCAAGACGGCCGCATCCATCTCTCGATGCAGGGGCACGAACTCGACTTCCGCGTCTCGACGCTGCCTACCCTGAACGGGGAGACGGTGGTGATGCGAATCCTCGATCGCAAGGCGATGAAGGTCGACCTCGGCGCCCTTGGGTTTGCCGAGAGCGATCTTCGTCGATGGGTCGAGCTCCTCGAGCACCCGCACGGCATCATTCTCGTGACCGGCCCGACCGGAAGCGGAAAGTCCACCACCCTGTACTCGTCACTGGCCAAGATCAACAAGCCAGACGTGAAGATCCTCACCATTGAAGACCCGGTGGAGTACAACCTGCCCGGAATCGTTCAGGTGCAGACGAATCCCAAGGTCGGCCTCAACTTCGCGGCCGGGCTGCGCTCGTTCTTGCGCCAGGACCCCGACGTGATCATGGTGGGCGAGATCAGAGACCGCGAGACCGCCCAGATCGCCATCGAGGCCGCCCTCACCGGACACCTCGTTCTCTCGACCCTGCACACGAATGACGCAGTGAGCTCGGTCACGCGCCTCGTCGACATGGGCGTCGAGCCGTTTCTGCTCAGCAGCACCATGATCGGGGTCATTGCGCAACGGCTGCTGCGCACGACCTGCAAAGCCTGCGCAGAACCCGTGGAACCCCACGCGGAGCTTCTCGAGACGCTCACGAGGCGAGGCTTTGCGCGCGAATCACTGACCCTCACCCGAGGCGTCGGCTGCAACGTCTGTTCGAAGACAGGATACAAGGGCCGCATGGGCATCTACGAGCTGCTCGCCGTCGACGAGAAGATCCGTGAGATGATTCTCAAGCACGCCTCGAACGCCGAGCTGACGGTGCAAGGGAGGGAGGGGGGCATGTTGAGTCTCTACGAAGACGGCATCGCCAAGGTCGCTCGTGGGGTGACCACCTACGAAGAGCTGATGCGGGTGACTGCAGAGTAG
- a CDS encoding GAF domain-containing protein: protein MTMNNNADNDKITSLSRLMHASHELARSTDLDELLNKAMLSIIDVTDSEMGSFLLVDEDTNELYFRKASGTYGELLQTIRLPITDSSVAGWCAVHREVIIVNDAMSDPRHYKGIDQMTSFTTRSLLCVPVLWGDRLFGVLEAVNRKSGQYSQTDAEHLSMLATQVAVALNNVRVVDQLQNFFAHMVDVIITALEVIDPSNRGHVVRVARLSTLMARELGLPSKQIEQVLYAAYFHDIGRLFNESAHTGVRDHNDVARGAQLLEQIKLLEKVAPLVRHHLERYDGSGKPGRLRGEEIPLGARIIGLAVEYDEAYARSVGHLPLHVFQAQFLDQVAERHDPRLVATLARHIAQSAPPEARATPADTVTSEHSPELP, encoded by the coding sequence ATGACAATGAACAACAACGCCGACAACGACAAGATCACCTCCCTCTCCCGCCTGATGCACGCGAGCCACGAGCTGGCCCGTTCCACCGATCTCGACGAGCTCCTCAACAAGGCCATGCTCTCGATCATCGACGTGACAGACTCCGAGATGGGTTCCTTCCTGCTCGTCGACGAAGACACCAACGAGCTGTACTTCCGCAAGGCCTCTGGGACATACGGTGAGCTGCTCCAGACCATTCGGCTGCCCATCACCGACAGCAGCGTGGCCGGGTGGTGCGCGGTGCATCGCGAGGTAATCATCGTGAACGACGCCATGAGCGACCCTCGGCACTACAAGGGGATCGACCAGATGACCTCGTTCACCACGCGCTCTCTGCTGTGCGTGCCCGTGCTCTGGGGCGACCGCCTGTTCGGCGTTCTAGAGGCCGTCAACCGAAAGAGCGGCCAGTACTCGCAGACCGACGCCGAGCACCTCTCGATGCTCGCCACCCAGGTAGCCGTGGCCCTCAACAACGTGCGCGTGGTCGACCAGCTGCAGAACTTCTTCGCGCACATGGTCGATGTGATCATCACCGCGCTGGAAGTCATCGACCCCTCGAACCGCGGACACGTGGTTCGGGTCGCGCGGCTGTCCACCCTCATGGCGAGGGAGCTCGGGCTGCCCAGCAAGCAGATCGAGCAGGTGCTGTACGCTGCGTACTTCCACGACATCGGTCGGCTCTTCAATGAATCGGCCCACACCGGCGTACGTGACCACAACGACGTGGCGCGCGGCGCGCAGCTCCTCGAGCAGATCAAGCTCCTCGAGAAGGTGGCGCCACTGGTGCGCCATCACCTCGAGCGCTACGATGGCAGCGGAAAGCCTGGACGACTGCGCGGCGAGGAGATACCCCTGGGGGCGCGCATCATCGGACTTGCCGTAGAATACGATGAGGCCTACGCCCGATCGGTGGGGCATCTGCCCCTGCACGTCTTTCAAGCGCAGTTCCTCGATCAGGTGGCAGAGCGACACGACCCCCGCCTCGTCGCGACGCTGGCGCGTCACATCGCCCAGTCAGCTCCACCCGAGGCGAGAGCCACCCCCGCAGACACGGTCACATCGGAGCATAGCCCAGAACTCCCGTGA
- a CDS encoding serine--tRNA ligase, producing MLDIALVRKDPDAVRDSLRRRGADTGMVDRVLAVDERWRALTTEVEQLKARKNAVSESIPQRKKAGEDTAPVVLEMRQLGDRIKLLESDADAAAEERQALVEVIPNLPHESVPDGADDAANIEVRRGGEIRAYDFTPLPHWEVGERLGIIDFSRATKLTGSRFIVMKGLGARLERALISFFLDVHTRERGYTEFLTPFMVNRDSLFGTGQLPRFEEDLFKCQVDPPYYLIPTAEVPLTNLHRDEILEADALPLHYTAYSPCFRSEAGAAGRDTRGLVRVHQFDKVELVKFCKPEDSYDELETMVADAEQLLVRLEIPYRVVSVCLGDLGFTPSKKYDLEIWAPGQNRWIEISSCSNCTDFQARRANIKFRRQPKGKPEYLHTLNGSGLAVGRTIAALLENFQQADGSVTLPAALAPYMGVDRIPAGGVS from the coding sequence ATGCTAGACATTGCACTCGTGCGAAAAGATCCGGATGCCGTGCGCGACTCGCTTCGCAGGCGGGGGGCAGATACAGGCATGGTCGACCGTGTCCTGGCCGTCGATGAGCGCTGGAGAGCGCTCACAACCGAGGTTGAGCAGCTCAAGGCGCGCAAGAACGCTGTTTCCGAGAGCATTCCTCAGCGCAAGAAGGCCGGTGAGGATACGGCGCCCGTGGTGCTCGAGATGCGCCAGCTCGGCGATCGCATCAAGCTTCTCGAGTCAGACGCAGACGCGGCCGCGGAGGAGCGTCAGGCGCTGGTCGAGGTCATTCCCAACCTGCCCCACGAGTCTGTTCCCGACGGAGCCGATGATGCCGCGAACATCGAGGTGCGCCGTGGCGGGGAGATTCGCGCCTATGATTTCACCCCGCTGCCTCACTGGGAGGTGGGGGAGCGGCTGGGCATCATCGACTTCTCTCGGGCGACCAAGCTCACCGGATCGCGCTTCATCGTCATGAAGGGGCTCGGCGCGCGCCTCGAGCGCGCACTCATCAGCTTCTTCCTCGATGTCCACACCCGTGAGCGGGGCTACACCGAGTTCCTCACGCCCTTCATGGTGAACCGCGATTCTTTGTTCGGTACGGGCCAGCTTCCTCGATTCGAGGAAGATCTGTTCAAGTGCCAGGTCGATCCTCCGTACTATCTCATTCCAACGGCAGAGGTGCCGCTCACCAATCTCCACCGTGACGAGATTCTCGAGGCCGACGCGCTTCCGCTTCACTACACCGCCTACTCGCCCTGTTTCCGATCAGAGGCGGGTGCCGCGGGAAGGGATACGCGGGGGCTGGTGCGCGTTCACCAATTCGACAAGGTCGAGCTGGTGAAGTTCTGCAAGCCTGAAGACTCCTACGATGAGCTCGAGACGATGGTCGCCGATGCCGAGCAGCTGCTCGTGCGGCTCGAGATTCCCTATCGCGTGGTATCGGTCTGCCTGGGTGACCTCGGATTCACGCCCTCGAAGAAGTATGATCTCGAGATATGGGCCCCTGGGCAGAACCGCTGGATCGAGATCTCGTCGTGCTCGAACTGCACCGACTTCCAGGCCCGTCGGGCCAACATCAAGTTCCGACGACAGCCGAAGGGGAAGCCGGAATACCTGCACACCCTGAATGGCTCTGGTCTCGCGGTGGGGCGAACCATTGCGGCCTTGCTCGAGAACTTCCAGCAGGCCGACGGGTCGGTCACCCTTCCTGCAGCGCTCGCGCCCTACATGGGGGTTGACCGCATTCCCGCGGGGGGCGTCTCCTGA
- a CDS encoding type IV pilus twitching motility protein PilT, whose amino-acid sequence MQAEYAVSGQKPCGGGVQARLPWSLAASGRHWSVSRRNSTTDCERAASTPIASCTSRGRPPVETHEHDVLGDTELTIEDLLYQMVERASSDLHLKTGSPAMIRVDGDLTPVSYEILTQEAVRHMCESIMTDEQKARFIADRELDLAYSIPGLSRFRINVYLQRGTWGCAIRVIPSRPLSLDELKMPPIIKELAMKPRGLVLVTGPTGSGKSTTLAAMINHVNENRRCHIVTVEDPIEFLHKDKNSVICQREVGADTHSFQMALKHVLRQDPDVILIGEVRDLETTSIAISAAETGHLVMATLHTNSAASTVDRVIDIFPPHQQAQIRMQLSVTLEGVLCQTLVPKAKGGGRVMAMEIMPVNSAVRNIIREGKTHQIPNIIQAGASLGMQSLDMALRNLYLQGLVTFEDAIAKASSPDELKRLVGKVD is encoded by the coding sequence ATGCAGGCAGAGTACGCCGTCTCGGGTCAAAAGCCTTGTGGCGGGGGCGTGCAGGCGCGCCTCCCGTGGAGCCTTGCCGCTTCCGGGAGGCATTGGTCGGTGTCGAGAAGAAACAGCACCACAGATTGCGAGCGTGCGGCTTCGACGCCCATCGCCTCGTGCACATCGAGAGGAAGGCCTCCCGTGGAGACACACGAGCACGACGTCCTGGGCGACACCGAACTGACGATCGAAGATCTGCTGTACCAGATGGTCGAGCGGGCTTCGTCTGACCTGCATCTGAAGACGGGCAGCCCCGCCATGATCCGGGTAGACGGCGATCTCACCCCGGTGAGCTACGAGATTCTCACCCAAGAGGCCGTGCGCCACATGTGCGAATCGATCATGACCGACGAGCAGAAGGCGCGCTTCATCGCCGATCGCGAGCTCGACCTGGCCTACTCGATTCCAGGGCTCTCCCGCTTCCGAATCAACGTCTACCTGCAGCGCGGCACCTGGGGATGCGCCATCCGCGTCATCCCGTCGCGACCGCTCTCCCTCGATGAGCTGAAGATGCCGCCCATCATCAAGGAGCTCGCCATGAAGCCGCGTGGGCTCGTTCTCGTCACGGGCCCCACGGGCAGCGGCAAGTCGACCACGCTGGCGGCCATGATCAACCACGTGAACGAGAACCGCCGCTGTCACATCGTCACGGTTGAAGACCCCATCGAGTTTCTCCACAAGGACAAGAACAGCGTCATCTGCCAGCGCGAGGTGGGCGCCGACACCCACAGCTTCCAGATGGCGCTCAAGCACGTCTTGCGACAAGACCCGGACGTCATCTTGATCGGTGAGGTGCGCGACCTCGAGACCACCTCCATCGCCATCTCGGCCGCGGAGACCGGTCACCTCGTCATGGCAACGCTGCACACCAACAGCGCGGCCAGTACGGTCGATCGCGTCATCGACATCTTCCCTCCCCACCAGCAGGCGCAGATCCGCATGCAGCTGTCAGTGACCCTCGAAGGGGTTCTCTGTCAGACCCTCGTGCCCAAGGCGAAGGGGGGCGGACGTGTCATGGCGATGGAGATCATGCCGGTGAACTCTGCCGTGCGCAACATCATCCGCGAAGGGAAAACCCATCAGATCCCCAATATCATCCAGGCCGGCGCGTCGCTGGGCATGCAGTCTCTCGACATGGCGCTGCGCAACCTGTATCTCCAGGGTCTTGTGACCTTCGAAGACGCCATCGCAAAGGCGTCGAGCCCGGATGAGCTGAAGCGTCTCGTGGGCAAGGTCGATTGA
- a CDS encoding DMT family transporter produces MRLNLAPGIGAALLAALLFGASTPMAKRLLGEGPSPWMMAALLYLGSGLGLYLTRRIRGSAAASLSRGEWAWLGGAVLAGGVVAPVMLMAGLTAMPASAAALLLNAEGVFTALLAWFVFQENFDRRVATGMVAIIAGAVAIGWPAGGRIEAATAWPSLAVLGACLGWAIDNNLTRKVALADATAIAMIKGLAAGATNLALALSIGSALPAPRIALISMLIGFLGYGASLSLFVVALRALGTARTGAYFSIAPFFGALLSIVMLGETVTPGIVTGSLLMAVGVVLHLTEHHEHEHTHDEIEHEHEHTHDGGDDDDHDHADEGGVPLGTRHVHVHRHVAVTHVHAHFPDAHHQHTHAPPHA; encoded by the coding sequence ATGCGACTGAACCTCGCCCCGGGCATCGGAGCCGCACTGCTGGCCGCGCTTCTCTTTGGAGCCAGCACGCCGATGGCCAAGCGGCTCCTGGGTGAAGGTCCGAGCCCGTGGATGATGGCGGCACTGCTCTACCTGGGCTCTGGGCTCGGGCTCTACCTGACCCGCCGCATACGCGGAAGCGCCGCAGCCAGCCTCAGCAGAGGAGAGTGGGCCTGGCTGGGGGGGGCCGTCCTGGCTGGCGGTGTCGTCGCTCCCGTGATGCTCATGGCCGGCCTGACCGCAATGCCCGCGTCGGCCGCGGCCCTGCTGCTCAACGCGGAAGGCGTGTTCACCGCCCTTCTTGCCTGGTTCGTCTTCCAGGAGAACTTCGATCGCAGGGTGGCCACGGGAATGGTGGCCATCATCGCGGGGGCCGTCGCCATCGGCTGGCCCGCCGGTGGACGCATCGAGGCCGCGACAGCGTGGCCTTCACTGGCCGTCCTGGGCGCCTGTCTCGGGTGGGCCATCGACAACAACCTTACGCGCAAGGTCGCTCTGGCCGACGCCACCGCCATCGCCATGATCAAGGGCCTGGCCGCTGGCGCGACCAACCTCGCACTCGCCCTGTCCATCGGCAGCGCGCTCCCCGCGCCCCGCATCGCACTGATCTCCATGCTCATCGGATTCCTGGGCTACGGCGCCAGCCTCTCCCTGTTCGTGGTCGCTCTCCGCGCGCTCGGAACGGCTCGAACCGGCGCGTACTTCTCCATCGCCCCGTTCTTCGGCGCCCTGCTGTCGATCGTGATGCTGGGAGAGACGGTGACCCCCGGAATCGTGACAGGCAGCCTGCTGATGGCGGTGGGCGTGGTGCTGCACCTGACAGAGCATCACGAGCACGAGCACACGCACGATGAGATCGAGCACGAGCACGAGCACACCCACGACGGGGGTGATGATGATGACCACGACCACGCCGACGAAGGCGGCGTTCCCCTCGGAACGCGCCATGTCCATGTCCATCGCCACGTCGCCGTGACACACGTGCACGCGCACTTCCCCGACGCCCACCACCAGCACACACACGCGCCTCCCCACGCCTGA